A window of Candidatus Pantoea floridensis contains these coding sequences:
- a CDS encoding phage tail assembly chaperone family protein, TAC, with translation MKLTIENLKTLGAFTGRPVEREIEWQQGENTFKATVFIRPMGYQTATSDIMAIGGKIDGIAGRIAASICDEEGKPVFTVQDITGEADPDRGPLDGALTISLLLAIQEVNDLGKATSSPKKTNSGVS, from the coding sequence ATGAAGCTGACCATAGAAAACCTGAAAACCTTAGGCGCGTTTACCGGAAGACCTGTTGAACGCGAAATTGAGTGGCAGCAGGGGGAGAACACGTTTAAGGCAACGGTGTTTATTCGTCCTATGGGTTATCAAACTGCTACATCTGACATCATGGCGATTGGTGGGAAAATTGATGGTATTGCCGGACGAATCGCCGCATCTATCTGCGATGAAGAAGGTAAGCCGGTTTTTACTGTTCAGGACATAACCGGAGAAGCTGATCCTGATCGTGGTCCTCTCGATGGTGCATTGACGATTTCGCTCTTGCTTGCGATTCAGGAAGTGAATGATTTGGGGAAGGCTACAAGCTCACCGAAGAAGACGAATTCTGGTGTGAGCTAG
- a CDS encoding phage tail tube protein: protein MSVLTQGTQLYVYNNVSVGEIECITAFNPGSSPADQIEDTCLSEKSTRTYKKGLRTPAQASLTLNADPNNASHLMLSNLAETADQSDLVFAIGWSDGDTEPTVDDSNSDDAVDGLILPTDRTWYVFKGYVSDFPFDFQANTVVQSTGTIQRSGAGIWVPKVADSGS from the coding sequence ATGTCGGTGTTAACGCAAGGTACACAGTTATATGTTTACAACAATGTCAGCGTGGGCGAAATCGAATGTATTACGGCGTTTAACCCAGGATCCTCTCCGGCTGATCAGATTGAGGACACTTGTCTGAGTGAGAAAAGCACGCGAACTTATAAAAAAGGTCTTCGAACGCCTGCCCAGGCTTCATTAACGTTAAACGCTGATCCTAACAACGCTTCTCACCTGATGCTGAGTAATCTGGCAGAAACAGCAGATCAATCCGATTTGGTGTTTGCTATCGGCTGGAGTGATGGTGACACTGAACCCACTGTTGATGATTCGAATTCCGATGATGCTGTTGACGGTTTAATTTTACCAACAGATCGTACATGGTACGTTTTTAAGGGGTATGTCTCGGATTTCCCTTTTGATTTCCAGGCGAACACGGTTGTTCAGTCAACGGGAACCATTCAGCGATCAGGAGCAGGAATTTGGGTTCCTAAAGTTGCTGATTCAGGGTCATGA
- a CDS encoding DUF3168 domain-containing protein encodes MMGAPIFEVVFNDPKVLSLLGPKILRFYDFANKPEKPTYPYATFQNYAGSPQMFLGTLPDVDTFSLQIDIFSLSSSESRNIALAIRDAIEPHSYITRWGDQVLDDETKSFRYSFDVDWMVLRQSS; translated from the coding sequence ATGATGGGTGCGCCCATATTTGAGGTTGTATTCAACGATCCGAAAGTTTTGAGTTTATTGGGACCAAAGATTTTGAGATTTTATGATTTTGCCAATAAACCTGAAAAACCAACCTATCCCTACGCAACGTTTCAAAATTATGCCGGGTCTCCACAAATGTTTTTAGGAACATTGCCTGATGTCGATACATTCTCACTCCAAATCGATATTTTCTCACTCTCCTCAAGTGAATCACGCAATATTGCCTTAGCGATCCGGGATGCAATAGAACCTCACAGTTATATTACGCGCTGGGGAGACCAGGTCTTAGATGATGAAACCAAAAGTTTTCGCTATTCATTCGATGTTGACTGGATGGTTCTCCGTCAATCCTCTTAA
- a CDS encoding HK97-gp10 family putative phage morphogenesis protein, with product MADGLDFSIIGVDSLLGKLFEVSDDVRRRGGRAALRKAGMIIVNRAKQNAARFDDPHTGRSIEDNIALRWNGREFRQNGNIAFRIGVLHGAVLQNHPDLSENAPTPHWRLLEFGTEKMQARPIMRPAMEASLNDVLHTFSTEYEKSLDRAIKRAQKRSNPS from the coding sequence ATGGCTGATGGTCTGGATTTTTCAATAATCGGCGTGGATTCTCTGTTAGGTAAGCTTTTTGAGGTGAGCGATGATGTTCGTCGTCGAGGCGGTCGCGCCGCGTTGCGTAAAGCTGGGATGATCATTGTTAATCGTGCTAAGCAGAACGCCGCCAGATTTGATGACCCTCATACAGGTCGATCTATCGAAGATAACATTGCTCTCAGATGGAACGGACGTGAGTTCCGGCAAAATGGGAACATCGCTTTCAGGATCGGCGTTTTACACGGAGCAGTGCTTCAGAATCATCCTGATTTGAGTGAGAACGCGCCTACTCCTCATTGGCGTCTGCTTGAGTTTGGGACAGAGAAAATGCAGGCAAGGCCGATTATGCGTCCTGCTATGGAGGCGAGTCTCAATGATGTTCTACATACGTTTTCGACAGAATATGAGAAATCCTTAGACAGAGCAATCAAACGCGCTCAAAAGAGGAGTAACCCGTCATGA
- a CDS encoding phage head closure protein, whose translation MRAGILKHKIDLQSHEDVQDPVTGEITEIWETQASVWAEVAPLSGREFIAANAIQSEIRVRITIRYRDDVNSDWRILFRGQIYNIAAILPDLWSGLDYLTLPCTEGVNNG comes from the coding sequence ATGCGGGCCGGAATTTTGAAACACAAGATTGATCTCCAGTCGCATGAGGATGTTCAGGATCCGGTGACAGGTGAAATCACTGAAATTTGGGAAACTCAGGCTTCAGTCTGGGCAGAGGTAGCTCCACTTTCAGGACGAGAATTCATCGCTGCCAATGCGATTCAATCTGAGATTCGGGTTCGCATTACTATTCGTTATCGTGATGATGTTAACAGCGATTGGCGAATTCTGTTCCGTGGTCAGATTTATAACATTGCAGCAATTTTGCCCGATCTTTGGTCTGGTCTCGATTATTTGACACTTCCATGCACAGAAGGTGTTAATAATGGCTGA
- a CDS encoding head-tail connector protein yields the protein MIAFVTLDEAKAHLRIDTTAGDDELQQKIYSASASILDYIQSSRDVLVDDDGEVIEGTNELDRVKMATLLLVGILDRVRNGEEETTYHQGYLPFTVTSLIYSLRKPTII from the coding sequence ATGATTGCTTTCGTGACACTCGATGAGGCTAAGGCTCATCTTCGCATTGATACAACGGCGGGTGATGATGAACTTCAGCAAAAAATCTATTCAGCCAGTGCCAGCATTCTTGATTACATCCAGAGTTCTCGCGATGTCCTGGTTGATGATGATGGAGAGGTGATAGAGGGAACTAATGAACTTGACCGGGTTAAAATGGCAACATTATTACTCGTGGGAATTTTAGATCGGGTCCGAAATGGGGAAGAGGAAACGACATATCATCAGGGTTATCTTCCCTTTACTGTCACCAGCCTGATTTATTCACTTCGAAAACCCACCATCATATGA
- a CDS encoding phage portal protein → MFNFLRRKAKEEKKALHSINSGAWSRILEPYAGAWQQNIEIHLDSVLAYPAIFSCISLISADIAKMPMTVKRRQSNGIWVRGNNPQLSPLLLKPNFYQTSMQFFELWMISKLAHGNAYILKLRDAGDRVQQLRVLDPRRVIPYISDDGEIFYSILTDELNGLPGSLYVPARELIHDRFNTFFHPLCGLSPVYASGLAAIGGEAMLRNSAHTFKNGGKPGGIITVPGSVDQDKAKEIKDNWNSGYTGENAGKTALLADGATFNVISQTATDSQLVEQLNLSNQLVASTFRVPLYKIDTGQTPSYNNIEALEQAYYSQCLQVHMTAIEGLIADTFDLDEQTCVEFDHSRLLRMDTAARYKSYGDGIGSGFLAPNEARIKENMQPVEGGDTPYLQQQNYSLAALAKRDAQDNPFSTGETSTDTTTQTDDDPNPTPGNDPNQPPSSDDARAFTELITTQPNLFTEAPMITERERGFAEIIRQSIDNRLKEATEELKGEFDNLLSEKENIIDIQEEVINKQMEEGKKFSDSLDKIEKLLVPLLERVTELEKSEIDESAIAANVYAQIEQPEIPDVNLMVKEAVSKIVLPQPEPLPDIKSIVFEQVSESVKVLPTADDLSEMVRKAVGDIDLPEPEPVIPPDINEIIDEVVARLILPTPEPLPDIDGMVKKAFSEISIPEPEPLPDIKQMIADAVSQIVIPEPEPLPDITELVKKAVSEITLPEPEPLPDIKKMIFEAVNGIDIPQPEPLPDIEAMVKDMVSKIEIPKPQPMPDFREIIKSAIANIKFPKPEPLPDIGQLIREAIGRIEIPIPDVKQLVEEAIKNLELPEPQPLPDIQALVRSEVAQIELPKPEPVAIPDFHKMIQDAVSEIQLPEPKDPEPLPDIQQMVKEAVESIEIPQPKEPEPLPDIAMLLERAVSEYPMPEPEPLPDIGEMVRKAIDAIKIPQPKEPEPLPDIKALISEAVSQIRLPEPEKIPLPDFDELVSQAVEKAMTGIHIPEPSNGQDGKDGLQIEVIPQIDVNKSYPRGTYAIHNGGLWRAYQNTAGLSGFECVLNGLKDIDVTVSDDRHFKVTLSKSNGETEERGFDIPVMIYRDVYHSGTKYYPGDCVTFGGSIWHCFEETSDRPNDIGSSGWRLAVKRGRDGRSRE, encoded by the coding sequence ATGTTTAATTTTCTTCGCAGAAAAGCAAAGGAAGAAAAGAAAGCCCTACATTCAATTAATTCGGGTGCATGGAGTCGGATTCTTGAACCCTATGCTGGAGCCTGGCAACAAAATATTGAAATTCACCTTGATAGTGTTTTGGCTTACCCGGCTATTTTTAGTTGTATTTCATTAATTTCAGCTGATATAGCAAAAATGCCAATGACGGTAAAACGCCGTCAATCTAACGGCATTTGGGTTAGGGGGAATAATCCTCAATTATCTCCTTTGCTTCTTAAACCGAATTTCTATCAAACATCGATGCAGTTCTTTGAACTCTGGATGATTTCAAAACTTGCGCATGGCAACGCTTATATTTTGAAACTGCGTGATGCCGGTGATCGTGTTCAGCAGCTCAGGGTTCTGGATCCTCGTCGTGTCATCCCATATATCTCTGATGACGGAGAAATTTTCTATTCGATTTTGACTGATGAACTCAACGGTCTTCCTGGGAGCTTATATGTCCCAGCCCGAGAGCTTATCCATGATCGATTCAACACCTTTTTTCATCCTCTTTGCGGCCTTTCACCTGTTTATGCCTCCGGTCTTGCGGCGATTGGTGGAGAGGCAATGCTGAGAAATTCAGCCCATACTTTCAAAAATGGTGGCAAGCCTGGAGGGATCATTACCGTTCCCGGCTCTGTTGACCAGGACAAAGCCAAAGAAATCAAAGATAACTGGAACTCAGGTTATACAGGTGAGAATGCCGGGAAAACTGCGTTACTCGCTGATGGAGCAACGTTCAATGTTATCTCTCAGACTGCGACTGATTCGCAGCTGGTGGAACAACTCAATCTCTCAAACCAGCTCGTGGCCTCAACCTTCCGAGTTCCACTTTATAAAATCGATACAGGTCAGACCCCCTCATATAACAACATCGAAGCACTTGAACAGGCGTATTACTCGCAGTGTCTACAGGTCCACATGACAGCGATTGAAGGGTTGATTGCTGACACGTTCGACCTTGATGAACAAACCTGTGTTGAGTTCGATCATTCGCGTCTCCTCAGGATGGACACAGCAGCACGATATAAATCCTATGGTGACGGAATCGGCTCAGGTTTTCTTGCACCGAATGAGGCGCGTATTAAGGAGAATATGCAACCTGTTGAAGGGGGTGACACACCTTATCTTCAACAACAAAACTATTCTCTCGCAGCACTCGCAAAACGTGATGCTCAGGATAACCCATTTTCTACCGGCGAGACCTCAACTGACACCACTACACAGACTGATGACGATCCGAATCCAACACCAGGGAATGATCCTAATCAGCCTCCCTCTTCAGATGATGCCCGAGCCTTTACCGAACTGATAACAACGCAACCAAATTTATTCACGGAAGCTCCTATGATTACAGAACGAGAACGAGGGTTTGCGGAAATCATCCGGCAATCGATAGATAATCGTTTGAAAGAGGCAACCGAGGAATTAAAAGGGGAATTCGATAATCTACTATCAGAAAAAGAAAATATTATTGACATTCAGGAAGAAGTGATTAATAAGCAAATGGAAGAGGGTAAAAAATTTTCTGATTCACTCGATAAAATTGAGAAATTACTTGTCCCATTGTTAGAACGCGTCACTGAACTTGAAAAAAGCGAAATTGACGAATCAGCAATTGCCGCTAATGTCTACGCTCAAATTGAACAACCTGAAATTCCTGATGTTAATTTGATGGTTAAAGAGGCAGTGAGTAAAATTGTCTTACCTCAACCTGAACCATTACCTGATATTAAAAGCATAGTTTTTGAACAGGTGAGCGAATCTGTTAAAGTTTTACCCACTGCTGATGATTTGTCTGAAATGGTCAGGAAAGCCGTAGGTGACATTGATTTACCTGAACCTGAACCTGTCATTCCTCCAGACATCAATGAAATCATTGATGAGGTCGTGGCCAGGCTGATTCTTCCCACACCTGAACCGCTTCCTGATATTGATGGCATGGTGAAAAAAGCGTTTTCAGAAATCTCAATCCCCGAACCTGAACCACTTCCCGACATTAAACAAATGATCGCTGATGCCGTCAGTCAGATTGTGATCCCTGAACCTGAGCCATTGCCTGATATAACGGAATTAGTGAAAAAAGCTGTTTCTGAAATCACTTTACCTGAACCGGAACCCTTACCGGATATTAAGAAAATGATTTTTGAGGCTGTGAATGGAATCGATATTCCTCAGCCTGAGCCATTACCTGATATTGAAGCAATGGTGAAGGATATGGTCAGTAAGATTGAGATCCCGAAACCTCAGCCTATGCCTGATTTCAGGGAAATCATTAAATCGGCAATTGCTAACATCAAATTTCCCAAACCCGAGCCGTTGCCTGACATTGGCCAGTTAATTCGCGAGGCGATTGGGCGCATAGAGATTCCGATCCCTGACGTGAAGCAGCTGGTGGAGGAGGCGATTAAAAATCTTGAGCTTCCTGAGCCTCAACCATTGCCTGACATCCAGGCACTAGTTCGTTCTGAAGTTGCTCAGATTGAGTTACCTAAACCTGAACCAGTTGCAATTCCTGATTTTCACAAAATGATTCAGGATGCGGTCTCTGAAATTCAGTTGCCTGAGCCAAAAGATCCAGAACCTCTTCCTGATATTCAGCAAATGGTGAAAGAGGCGGTTGAGTCGATTGAGATCCCACAACCGAAAGAACCTGAACCGTTGCCGGACATCGCCATGTTACTTGAAAGGGCGGTTTCGGAATATCCGATGCCTGAACCTGAGCCTTTGCCCGATATCGGTGAAATGGTTCGAAAGGCGATTGATGCAATTAAGATCCCGCAGCCGAAAGAACCCGAACCTTTGCCGGACATCAAAGCGTTAATCTCAGAGGCAGTTTCACAAATTCGCTTGCCAGAACCTGAAAAGATACCTCTTCCAGATTTTGACGAATTGGTTTCTCAGGCGGTAGAAAAGGCGATGACAGGGATTCATATTCCTGAACCCTCAAATGGCCAGGACGGGAAAGACGGACTTCAAATTGAGGTCATCCCTCAAATTGATGTGAATAAAAGCTATCCTCGCGGAACCTATGCCATACATAACGGAGGCTTGTGGCGAGCATATCAGAACACAGCGGGATTAAGCGGTTTTGAATGTGTTTTGAATGGTCTCAAAGACATTGACGTAACGGTTTCTGATGATCGTCATTTCAAAGTTACCCTATCGAAATCGAACGGTGAAACTGAAGAACGCGGTTTTGATATTCCGGTGATGATTTATCGGGATGTTTATCATTCTGGCACCAAATATTATCCTGGCGACTGTGTAACGTTCGGTGGTTCCATCTGGCATTGTTTTGAAGAAACCAGCGACCGGCCAAACGACATCGGTTCTTCTGGCTGGCGTCTTGCAGTGAAAAGAGGCCGTGACGGGAGATCTCGTGAATGA
- a CDS encoding phage major capsid protein, which yields MEHQRAVSLLQLKAVNENTRQITGVATTPTPDRYGDVVMPDGAQFKLPIPLLWQHDHLSPIGEVTSARVTDDGIEIKAQLARADAPSQLAARLDEAWQSIRLGLVKGLSIGFRPIEYAFIDDGGIRFSSWEWYELSVVTVPANAEGTISTVKSIDQELRAASGNPVSPPNNNPRVVHLKKKAGVSAPVTKSIRKNEGNKMNIGEQIKSFEMKRASLDAERAEVMEKAFKDGRTLDEEETEKYDEITSEVKSVDAHLSRLRELESQKASTAKPVQPAAGGDTVTTVKSVQAPSIIHVEKKLEPGIGFARMTKLLAAAKGMKSEAAFLAKHQYPDDIKLQSVMKDLISAGSTTDPNWAGNLVTVQDYTADFIEFLRPQTIIGRFGANGIPGFTRIPFNVRIKGQTSGGAANWVGEGKAKPLTSFDFSQVTLGFTKVAAIAVLTDEVIRLSTPSADSLVRQSLADAVVERLDTDFIDPTKTAVDGVSPASVTNGAASSASTGVPDQDANIALSVFIEANLAPTGAVWLMSSTTALTLSQRKNALGQREYPDMTMFGGTFNGLPVLVSQYIDDSLILVDAPNIYLADDGGVAIDISTEASLEMQSTPTHDSLTPAPIELVSMFQTNSVAVRAERWINWQRRRDAAVSIITGVDYSVTAGS from the coding sequence ATGGAACATCAACGCGCCGTCAGTTTGTTGCAACTTAAAGCAGTCAATGAGAACACCAGGCAAATAACAGGCGTGGCAACAACGCCTACCCCGGATCGTTATGGTGATGTCGTCATGCCTGACGGCGCTCAGTTCAAATTACCGATCCCTTTGCTCTGGCAACACGACCATCTATCCCCGATTGGGGAGGTGACATCCGCTCGTGTCACGGACGATGGAATTGAAATAAAAGCCCAGCTCGCTCGCGCTGATGCTCCCAGTCAGCTCGCGGCGCGTCTGGATGAAGCCTGGCAATCCATCCGGCTCGGATTGGTGAAAGGGCTTTCTATCGGTTTCAGACCTATCGAATACGCCTTTATTGATGATGGCGGTATCCGATTTTCATCATGGGAGTGGTACGAACTTTCAGTTGTGACCGTACCGGCAAACGCTGAGGGAACGATCTCAACCGTTAAAAGTATCGACCAGGAGTTACGCGCCGCGTCTGGCAACCCAGTTTCTCCTCCCAACAACAATCCCCGAGTTGTTCACCTCAAGAAAAAAGCTGGCGTTTCAGCACCTGTAACTAAGTCAATCAGAAAGAATGAAGGAAATAAGATGAATATTGGCGAACAAATTAAATCTTTCGAAATGAAACGTGCATCACTGGACGCTGAACGCGCTGAGGTAATGGAAAAGGCTTTTAAAGATGGCCGTACTCTGGATGAAGAGGAAACTGAAAAGTACGACGAAATCACTTCTGAGGTGAAAAGTGTCGATGCTCACCTTTCACGCCTTCGCGAGCTGGAATCTCAGAAAGCCTCAACAGCAAAACCCGTTCAACCGGCCGCAGGAGGCGACACGGTGACAACGGTGAAATCGGTCCAGGCACCTTCAATCATTCATGTTGAAAAAAAACTTGAACCGGGTATTGGTTTTGCCCGAATGACCAAACTTCTCGCCGCCGCGAAAGGCATGAAATCAGAAGCAGCATTCCTGGCAAAACATCAATATCCCGACGACATCAAGCTTCAGAGTGTTATGAAGGATCTGATCAGTGCAGGGTCAACGACTGATCCGAACTGGGCCGGAAATCTGGTAACAGTTCAGGATTACACGGCTGATTTCATCGAGTTCCTTCGTCCTCAAACAATCATCGGTCGTTTCGGTGCGAATGGTATTCCCGGCTTTACCCGTATTCCGTTCAACGTTCGTATCAAAGGCCAGACTTCAGGCGGCGCGGCGAACTGGGTAGGTGAGGGTAAAGCTAAGCCACTGACCAGCTTCGACTTCAGTCAAGTCACGCTGGGATTCACCAAAGTCGCAGCCATTGCGGTTCTGACTGACGAAGTCATTCGTCTTTCAACTCCATCAGCCGATTCCCTTGTTCGTCAGTCTCTGGCCGATGCCGTGGTTGAACGTCTGGACACCGACTTCATTGATCCGACGAAAACCGCTGTTGATGGTGTTTCTCCGGCCTCAGTGACTAATGGCGCGGCGTCATCTGCATCAACCGGTGTTCCTGATCAGGATGCGAACATTGCGCTGTCAGTGTTCATTGAAGCGAACCTGGCACCGACTGGCGCTGTCTGGCTGATGTCCAGCACAACCGCACTGACGCTTTCACAGCGTAAAAACGCACTCGGTCAGCGTGAATATCCTGACATGACCATGTTCGGCGGTACGTTCAACGGTCTTCCTGTTCTGGTGAGTCAATATATCGACGACTCTCTGATCCTGGTGGATGCGCCAAACATCTATCTGGCTGATGATGGTGGTGTTGCTATCGACATTTCAACTGAAGCGTCTCTGGAAATGCAAAGCACACCAACTCACGATTCCCTCACCCCGGCACCGATTGAACTGGTAAGCATGTTCCAGACAAACAGCGTTGCTGTTCGTGCTGAACGCTGGATCAACTGGCAACGTCGCCGCGATGCGGCTGTTTCAATCATCACTGGCGTTGACTACAGCGTAACAGCGGGCAGCTAA
- a CDS encoding acyl-CoA thioesterase encodes MFSKSYAVDPQHIDFQGVMDGLFYPFYFEWARHAYFSEEFGINLDQLFELGHMYVVLEYRMKFKKSVHRNETVVITCHVEKHEKPTRVNVVQKMFVDGVIAAEGNFVCTCMIKGRPSIPQVIKNLI; translated from the coding sequence ATGTTTTCTAAATCATATGCTGTCGATCCTCAGCACATTGACTTTCAAGGGGTAATGGATGGCCTGTTTTATCCCTTTTATTTTGAATGGGCGCGTCATGCCTACTTCAGCGAAGAGTTCGGAATCAATCTTGATCAACTTTTTGAACTAGGTCATATGTATGTCGTTTTAGAATACAGGATGAAATTCAAGAAAAGTGTTCATCGAAATGAAACGGTCGTCATCACTTGTCATGTTGAAAAACATGAAAAACCGACTCGTGTCAATGTGGTTCAGAAAATGTTCGTCGATGGGGTCATTGCGGCTGAGGGAAATTTTGTTTGTACTTGCATGATCAAAGGTCGCCCAAGTATTCCCCAAGTCATCAAGAATTTGATTTAA
- a CDS encoding superinfection immunity protein: MAILFLIVLYFLPTFIGIIRYRLNIWAIILTNLVFGWTLIGWIVALIMAIKSDENDRLNHVIKLLEKRKD; encoded by the coding sequence ATGGCAATTTTATTTCTGATCGTATTGTATTTTTTACCAACATTCATAGGGATTATTCGTTATCGGTTAAACATTTGGGCGATTATCCTGACGAACCTTGTGTTTGGCTGGACCTTAATCGGCTGGATAGTCGCATTGATTATGGCTATCAAGTCAGATGAAAATGACAGGTTAAACCACGTTATCAAATTGTTGGAAAAAAGGAAGGATTGA
- a CDS encoding styrene monooxygenase/indole monooxygenase family protein, with protein sequence MRKIAIIGAGQSGLQLSIGLLHHGFEITLFSDKDSKDLLCGKVMSSQCMFNTALTIERELGLNQWEGKAPPLISSEFHIIQHDNPYNAISFDAELKQPACSVDQRLKIASLMKMFIKMGGSFIKKPINLFDLDSLTHEHDLVIVATGRGNLSSAFQINNKESCFSKPQRKLALTYVNNPEIESNSIRFTLIPDVGEFITFPALTLTGNCEIMTFEAIPGGPLDCFENNVTPEKHLKTSLTALKRWFPDEYHYFREATLTDANGYFSGQITPIVRHPILTLPSGNSVLGMGDTVVLNDSITGQGANSAAKCADIYLHEILKHEGDFNPDWMEKTFSLFWNYASHVVNWTNSVLSPVTPNREKIFKEAENNPELASRIVNGFDNPSDFYPWWFE encoded by the coding sequence ATGAGAAAGATAGCTATCATTGGGGCTGGTCAATCGGGGCTACAGCTCTCTATAGGATTATTGCATCATGGGTTTGAAATTACACTTTTCAGTGATAAAGACAGTAAAGATTTACTTTGCGGTAAAGTCATGTCTAGTCAATGCATGTTCAATACTGCTCTCACTATCGAACGTGAGTTAGGTCTTAATCAATGGGAAGGGAAAGCTCCGCCGTTAATCTCTAGTGAATTCCACATCATTCAACACGATAATCCATATAACGCCATTTCTTTCGATGCAGAACTCAAACAGCCTGCATGTTCAGTAGATCAGCGACTAAAAATTGCTTCCCTAATGAAAATGTTCATTAAAATGGGCGGGAGTTTTATCAAAAAACCAATTAATCTTTTCGATCTTGATTCTCTGACTCACGAGCATGATCTTGTCATCGTTGCGACTGGACGAGGCAATTTATCTTCAGCCTTCCAAATAAATAATAAAGAATCTTGCTTCTCAAAACCTCAACGTAAACTTGCCTTAACTTATGTTAACAACCCTGAAATCGAATCAAATTCAATTCGATTTACTTTGATTCCTGATGTTGGCGAATTCATTACCTTCCCAGCACTTACACTGACAGGTAATTGTGAAATTATGACATTTGAAGCTATTCCTGGCGGACCATTGGATTGCTTTGAAAATAATGTTACACCTGAAAAACATCTTAAAACTAGTTTAACAGCCTTAAAACGTTGGTTTCCTGATGAATATCATTACTTTCGAGAGGCAACATTAACTGATGCGAATGGATATTTTTCAGGTCAGATTACACCGATTGTACGTCATCCGATTCTAACTTTACCCTCAGGAAACTCAGTTTTAGGGATGGGCGATACAGTGGTATTAAATGATTCAATAACTGGGCAAGGTGCTAATTCTGCTGCTAAATGTGCTGATATTTATTTGCATGAAATACTAAAACATGAAGGCGATTTCAATCCTGATTGGATGGAAAAAACGTTTAGTTTATTCTGGAATTATGCCTCACATGTCGTCAACTGGACTAATTCAGTCTTGTCACCTGTAACTCCTAATCGGGAAAAAATCTTTAAAGAAGCAGAAAACAATCCTGAACTTGCAAGCAGGATTGTTAACGGTTTCGACAACCCCTCAGACTTTTATCCGTGGTGGTTTGAATAA